TCACTTTCCGTTCCGTTTTCCAAGCTTGATGGATTCTCCACGAAAGCTCTTCCCTCAGCTGCTCATCCATCTCTGGACGCTCTTTTACTTCCTCGTTAAACCATTGCTCCAACCCTTCTCTAAGTTCAGGGATCATGAGAGACACCCATTTCTTGCTGCCCCGGTCGAATATGCCTGTCATGATGCGATCCCCTTCGCAGGCATGATGGCCAGGATATTCTCTGCAATAAGTTCCCTAATCCCGTCCTTCGCATAACAATAAACTCTTACACGACCACCACGAATAGATAAAATGACGACTTCGCGTTGGCTGAATCGGCCATGGCGATCCAAATAGATCACTTCCACTCGACATCCTCGGCGGCGATAGTGTTCAAGCTGACGAATCATGACATCACCTCGAACGTTTGTTTGTTTTTATTATATGCAAACTGATGTTCGTGATGATAGTGGAAAGTTTTGGGCTGCAAAATTCTGGGATTGTACAATGGGCTCCGGACATGGGCGGATGATCTTCGCAATACAACGGCAGCATTTCTGCCGTAAAATGGACTTCCGACACGCTTGCGAATTTTGCGTCATAGACTAATGTATGTCGAAAAGGATGATTAAAATCATCAAAGGAGAAAGTTTGCATGGAAAGACATCCTGAGAATTACCCGTATATATATGTACCCATGCCTATCAGGGATGATGGCGCCGGTGGGATCGATTTAGGTCCTCGGGACGTGATGCGCGACCTTGAGAATCCCGACTCGCTGGTTCCGCCGGCCACCGATGCCGGAACCATCCCCAACTTGAAATTCTCTTTTTCCGACACCCATATGCAGTTAAATCATGGCGGTTGGTCACGGCAAATAACGGTGAGAGAGCTGCCAATCGCAACCACGCTGGCCGGGGTGAACATGTATCTGACGCCGGGCGGTGTGCGTGAGTTGCATTGGCATAAACAAGCGGAGTGGGCTTTCATGATTTGGGGGCGTGCGCGCATCACCGCGGTCGACCAGGACGGAAAGAACTTTATAGCCGATGTCGGCATGGGCGATTTGTGGTACTTTCCTTCCGGCATTCCGCACTCGATTCAAGGGCTGGAAGAAGGCTGCGAGTTTCTGCTCGTCTTCGATGACGGCAGCTTCTCCGACCTTGACACCTTCTCCATCTCCGATTGGTTCGCGCACACGCCGAAGGATGTGCTGGCGGCAAATTTCGGCGTGCCGGAAAGAGCCTTTGCCCACATCCCGACAAAACAGCGATACATTTTCCAAGCAAAGGTGCCTGGTCCGCTGGAAAGCCAGAAGGTGTCGAGTCCCCACGGTACGGTGCCAAAGAGCTTCACACACCGGCTGCTTGCGCAGGAGCCGATCGTCACGCCGGGCGGGACAGTGCGCATCGTCGATTCCACCAACTTTCCCGTTTCGACTACCATTGCGGCGGCGCTGGTAGAAGTCAAGCCGGGCGGAATGAGGGAAATGCACTGGCACCCGAACAACGACGAGTGGCAGTATTACCTCTCGGGCACGGCGCGTATGACGGTATTCGCGGCAAATGGCGAGGCCCGGACTTTCAATTACCGGGCTGGCGATGTTGGATACGTACCGTTTGCCTTCGGGCACTACATCCAGAACACCGGTGACCAAAGCCTGTGGTTTTTGGAGATGTTCAAAAGTGACCATTTTGCCGACGTGTCGCTGAACCAGTGGATGGCACTGACTCCCCGGGAGCTGGTAGAGGACAACTTGCATGCAGGACCGGAGTTGATGAACGCACTGCGGAAGGAAAAATGGCCGGTCGTCAAATACAAGCAGAAATATAAACAGCAGAGGTAACGTCCAAAACCCTGATCACCACCACGACAGGGGGTTGTGGTACAATGATTGTGGTGGGGAGGTTTCCATACCCTGTTGGCTTAGCATCGCTTCTTGTGAGCTTAGCGTCTCTTTTTGAGACGCTTTTTCTGTTTTCTTTATCGCTCCTGGGCCACAAAAAATCCCCGGTGCATGACCGGGTTTTAGGAAAAAGAAAAAAGCCTTGTGTACCAAGGCTTTTGTCGTCGTATGTATGGAGCGGATGACGGGACTCGAACCCGCAACTTTCAGCTTGGGAAGCTGATGCTCTACCAATTGAACTACATCCGCTCGGTTTCATGGTGGTTCGGGACGGAATCGAACCGCCGACACGAGGATTTTCAGTCCTCTGCTCTACCAACTGAGCTACCGAACCATATCTGGAGGATTAATCGATGATCGATTTTCCGTATGGAATATTACCATGCAAAGGTTAAAGATGTCAAGCGGTTACCCACAGCACGCCGACGAAATCTTGCTGCCGCACTCCCTGGATGGAGACCATGCAGACAAAGGCGGACCAATCATCTCTGCATCAAATCCTCTCCTTCGGTATGGTAACTGTATGGTAAAATCAGAGAAAACGATCAAATGTCCTCAGGGATCTTCTGTGTGTACGGGGCGGCATCATTGAACAGTGGAAAACCAAAAGGTTGGTCTGATTCCATGGAGGTGGAACAAAAGGTGAAAGTGGTAATCACGGGCGGGACAGGTTTCATCGGCAGCAATCTGGCCAAATCCCTGCTGGACGACGGCCATGACGTCGTCATCCTTACACGCCAACCGGCCCGTTCAGCCCGCCTGGCACACCCTTTCCTCGACAAAGCGACGTGGGCCGCCTGGCCGGGTGACGCGGCAAACGATCCAGAGAGAAAGCCTCTCGATGTTCAACCGGCCGATGAAGATCAATGGCTTTCCGCACTAGACGGGGCGGACGCGGTCGTCCACCTTGCTGGAACCTCTATCGCCGCGGGAAGGTGGAACCACGCACGCAAAGCAGCCATCCGAAACAGCCGCATCCTTGGCACGCGAAATCTGGTGCAGGGGATTTCCCGGTTAAACCGCCCGCCGCGTGTGCTGATTAGCGGCTCCGCAATCGGATTCTACGGTCCACGTGGAGATGAAGAGGTAACTGAAACGGATAGCCCTGGGCGGGGATTTCTCTCGCAAGTATGCCAGGAATGGGAACAGGAAGCTCGTGCCGCTGAGCAAGTTGGTGTGCGCGTGATTCTTCTGCGCACCGGCCTGGTTTTGGACGGGAAACATGGTGCGCTGCCGCGGATGCTTCTGCCCTTCCGTCTGTGGATTGGAGGGCCGCTGGGTAACGGGCAGCAATGGATGTCCTGGATCCACCTTCGGGATCAGATAGGCCTGATCCGCTTTCTGCTGGAACACCCGGAGGCGAATGGCCCCTATAACGCCACGGCTCCCCGGCCGGTCACCAACCGCCAGTTCAGCCGTATCATTGGCCGCCTCATGCACCGCCCGTCTCTGTTTCCAGCTCCCGCACCGATGCTCCGGCTGTTCTTGGGCGAAATGGCAGAAGAACTCCTGCTCACCGGCCAGCGGGCCATCCCAAAGCGCGCCTTGGAACAAGGATACTCCTTTCAATACGCAGACCTGGAAAGCGCCTTGGCTGACATTCTTCGCCGGTGAAAAATCACACCACTTCTGCCTTGTAGATGTTCTCCATGTGCCGGAGCATGAAATGATGTGCTTCCTCTGTCAAGTCGGCCACGCCGTCCTGAAAAACCTTCATCCGATATCCGCGAAAATATCCGCCTTGTACCGTGGCCGAAACACAGATGGAGGTGCATACGCCGGCCACGTACACCTCCCGGACTCCCTCTTTTCGCAAGATCGCATCCAAATCCGTCTCGTAAAAGGCGTCATATTTGGTTTTCGGCAGTTCGTAAAACCCCGGTTTTCCGCGCAACTGCCCGATCACCTCCGCGGTTTCTCCATAAGGCTGACTGCCCCACGTCCCCTGCACACAATGAACCGGCCAGATGGCGAATTCTTCATCATCCGGTTGATGTTGGTCATTAACAATCACCACGGCATCTCCACGACCATGAAAGAGGCGAATCTGCCGGGAGATAAACGGATCCAGCCGCTGGCCGGCCAACCCGCAAGTCAGCGCCCCATCGGAATGAACAAAATCGTTGTTATAATCAACGACCACCAGCGCCTTCCTGGACATCTGACAGTCCCTCCTTTTTCCATAACATCTATCCGTTGCTTTACACTTTCATCATATTGTAAATACAGGTGTAAAGTCAATTGTCAATCAAGAAGGCGCCTGTTTGAACATCCAGAAGGCCTTAGCAACGAAGGGCCTTAGCAACCAAGGATCTTATTCCTCTTTGGATGCCAATTCCTGCAGGCTCTGCTGGTATGTGTCGTATACCCGCTGGTCAAAACAGACGACAACCACTTTTTCCAGCGTATGGTTTTGCCGGAGGAATGCACCGATCTCCCGCAGGGCAATCCGCGATGCCCTTTCAATCGGAAAACGATAGGCCCCCGTGCTGATGGACGGGAAAGCCATACTCCGGATCCCGTACGGCTCCACATAGGCAAAGCAGCTGCGGTAGCAACGGGCCAGCAAGTCATCCTCACCTGCATTGCCGCCTTGCCATATCGGGCCAACCGTATGGATCACCCATTTCGCCGGAAGACGGTATCCCTTGGTAATCTTCGCCTCCCCGGTCGGACAGCCGTTGAGCCTCCTGCATTCTTCCAGCAGCTCAGGCCCGGCGGCGCGGTGAATCGCGCCATCCACCCCTCCCCCGCCGAGCAACGTGTTGTTGGCCGCATTGACAATGGCGTCTACTTCCTGCTTGGTGATATCTCCGATGATAATCTCAAGACGCGCATCCATCCTTGTGCCACCTCCGCATTTCCTATGGATGAACTGGGATCCCCTGCATGAAGTCCAAAAGTTTGATATACTGTCACTATATTTCAGAAAATGAATCGTCACTAAAAACCAGCATCTGAAAGTGAATAGAGGAGGAAAGCAATCTTGAACACGTGGTGGTTTGACGGCCATCTGCACATCATGTCGGAAAAGCGGATGAAAAGCGGCATCCGCTGGGCCATCAAAGCAGGCTTTGATATGGGCCTGGAACCGGAACAAACAACGGAAGACACCTTGCTGCAACAGATCCGCAACACCGGAATCCGGTATTTTTTCAATTTCTTCTTTCCCATTTTTCCGCGCACGACGTTGGAAATCCTAAACTGGCAGACGCAGTTTGCCCTCCGCACACCCGAGGCTTTCCCTTTTGTCTCGGTCCACGTCAACGACGGAGACCCGCTTCCTTTTGTCGAGGAGGCGTTGGAGAGACGTCGTTTCGTTGGCTTGAAACTCCACCCGTACGCCCAGAGATTGGCGCTTTCACATCCGCTCCTGGAACCGGTTTATGATTATGTCGAAAAAAAAGGGGCGATATTTGTCACCCATACCGGATACGACGCGTTTTACGGCCAGTCGGGAATCACCCAGGATCTGGAGAAGATTCTTGAGGATCATCCGCAGCTGATCACTGTCGTGGCCCACATGCTCTACCCTGAAATGGATAAAGCATTCGAATGGCTGGAACGCTTCCCAAACCTCTACCTCGACGGAACCAACGTCATCTACTCCGCCGCCCAGGACGGCACCATCGGGAGATTGTATCCGCTACTGGAAAAGTACGCCGATCGGATCCTGTTCGGCAGCGATTATGCCATGGCGATGGAGCCAATCGGATCAACTTGGAAACGATTTGCCGAGCTGCCCATTTCCGAAGAGGCCAAAATCCAGATCGGCCAAAAAACTCCTCTCCAATTGCTCCGGCGAAGTGGATGGCCGTTCCGCGGTGAAGCACCGATCAGTTACAGGGAAGTGGTAGAGGGGCAAAACGCCTCCCACAACTCATCCAGTGTACGGTAGGCAGCGATGATCTCCAGCGCGTAGCGCGTGGGCGGAATAATCGGAAACCTGCCATCCCGGTTCTCCAGAATCTCCTGCGGCCGGAACCAGCCGTCCTCCACCGCTTCTCCCGTCAACCCCTGCATATTGTCCACCTCTTGCCCTTCCGGCAGGCGGGCCAGGAAAAAACGCGTATCAAAGCGGCGTTTCTCCGTGGAGGGCGTGAGCAGGCGGCCCATATACCTCAACATCTCCGGAACAGGACGCAAGCCATGCTCTTCCAGGAAATCTCCGAACCGGATTTCACCGCTCATCACCTTTTGCCGGATCTCCCGCAGCAACATAGGATCCGGTAAATTTCCTTCCACGAGCAATGTGCCTGTCTCTTCAAACAACTCGCGAATCGCTGTAACCCAGGAGGCCAGGTTGGTCGCGGGATCCAGCGATGAATCCGGAATCGGATCATCCGGGATTTTGGTCCCGATCCGCTTTTCAATCCATGGACCGAGCCGCTTGCGGAAGTCTCTCGTTTCGATGGCCGGCATGGTTCGCTCGCGATACACCGTCTGTTCGGTGGCTTGTCGCTCATCAAAAGGGGCCAGAAGGATTCGCCATTTCGGAACGCGATCCTGTTCATCCACCGATCCGCCGGGAAAGGCCCATACTCCGGCAAAGGAGCGGAGTTTGGGCGAACGGCGCATGGCATACACCTGAAACCCGCTTCCGCCATCCGGACGAACGAGCAGGACCGTCGCCGCATCGCGGACTGGCGAATGGGATTGCGCTTGTGCGTTGGTCGTGTCCATCATGCACACACTTCCTTGTCTCATGAATCTGAAGTCGGATCCGCCTATGATTCACATTATACCTTGATCCGCGCCGTTTTCCAAAAATTTTTACCTCAAAATCTTTTTCAGGCGACCGATCTTTTCCACTAAATACTGATAATACTCCGGGCTGACAACTCCCCACGCGCCGCGCAGGATTTCCTCCGCATACCAGTCGGGCGGCGGAGTTTCGGTAGCCTTATCCACCACCGTAAAGGTCAGGACATCAGTAAGCTTTCGCCCATCCACTTCCACATCCACAAAGGTTGGACGATAAGCGCCTTCCCGCACCCCTTCCCGAGCATACAAATAAGCAAGCGCTCTCCTGCCGATCCGGTAAACCCTTCCCTCAACCACACCCCCCGTCTCCAGAATATCGGCCCGTCCCGTGCCGTCCTGAGCGGACTTGTGGGTAAAAGCGATCTCATAGCCGCGCAACACACCCCGTCCGATCACATCCTGAAACCACTCATGGACACCACATTGCCTGAAGCGTTGATCATCCATACAGGACCCGTAGGCAAAGTACAACCAGGATCGTTTCCCGTCGCCTTCCCCTTCCCTTTCATCGGCATACTGCACGGAAGCTTCCTCAGGGTCCGGCAACCGCAAATAGCACTTCCAGTCACCGGAACGAATCGGCGCAAGCCCATGGGCCCGCTCAGGCGGGTAGACATAGAGGTACGCCTCCAGATCCTCGCGGTCGGTATGGACCACACCCACCACCCGCTCATAGTGGTTATCCGAACTCCCCTCCTCGTACTCTTCCAGCTCATCCAGTGCCGCCAACTGTTCATCCGTCACACGGATTAATTCCCCGTATACTTTCTTGGGAACGTTGCCAGGGCTACTGTCGCAAACCAAAGCCGGATACCCGCACCCTGTATCGTAAAGCGTCCCATGGACCCATGCCTGCTCCGCCACCCGCTCCGCATCAGCCAGCAATCTCGCGTTACTCTCATGGCGGCGCAATGTGCCATACGCAAAAACCAGATGCATGCAAGTCCCCCCTTGTAGCCATACGAGACAACCATTTCTTTCGACGCTGCCATTGTAGCACAGACATCCTGACAACAGGTTGTCACCAAATGCGCGGAATAAAAAAGCCGGACACCAGGCCCGGTTCGATTGACTGACGGAATATTGACCTTTTTTATGAAACGATTACTGTGGATGCGTCCCATACCGTTTTAGCCAACGCTCCAGCTTCTCGCGCATCCTTCTCCGGTATTCAGCCGGCTCCAGGATTTCCGCATCCTCCCCATAGCCGTACAACCAGCGCAAAAACTCTCCGCTGCTGTTCACCGTCACCTCCATCAACACCGAACCATCTTCCTGCTCTTCAAACTTCGGCTTGAGAAACAACTCCTCCTCCAGAACATAGCGGGCCGCCTCCGGCGAAAATCGGACCACAAACCTGATCTCTTCCTGGCCCCTTTCAATCGACCATGTCCCGCGCATGTATTCGTAAATGTTGAAAGGCCGCCGCTCAAAGCATTCGTCCAGTACCTTCACTTCGTGAAAACGGCTGAGGCGAAACGTGCGAAAATCCTGATTGTCATGGCAAAACCCGACGAGGTAAAGCCGGTACTCCCGCGGCAGGAGTTGATAGGGATCGATTCGCCGCCAGCGCGTCTCATTGCGCCCTTGGGAATGGTACAGCGCCTCGATCGTCTTCTGGTTGACAATCGCCCGGAAGATGTCAGGAAACAGGTTGCGCGTCTCAGGCGCATAATGCGGCTTCCCGAGCTGTATCACTTCTTGCAGGCGATCCAGGAACGTGAGCGCGTTTTTCTTTTCCTTGGCATGGGCGGACAAAACCTTTTCATAGGCGCGCCGCCAGGCAGGAGAAAGTTGTTCTCCCAGACGCTCCAGCCAAACGGGAATCATCGAAAAAGCCATGGCTTCCTCTTCGGTCAGATCCATCGGATAAATGGCAAAACTGCCGATAAACCGGTATCCCTTTCCGTACCCCTCGTTGACTATCGGGAAACCGGCCTCCGCCAACAATTCCAGATCCCGGTAGATGGTCCTTTCGCTCACTTCGCACTCTTCCGCCAAATCCGGCGCACTGATTCCCGGACGCGCCTGTATCAAATCGATCAACCGCAACAGCCGGAGCAATCGTTCTTTTGACATGCCCTCACCTCAAACCCATCACTAGCCCCGGAGGAGAACCGGTGTATTCATTGCCGACGCATTCATTTTAGATCATTTTGAAGAAAACTGTCATTCGCATCTGTTTTACACAAAATGGAAACCACCTCATCAACCACCTGATCCGCCCATTGAAACAGCGTCTTCCGATCTGTCGCCGCAATCGGATGCGGGATCATGACAAACGGGTAATCGGGCACCCCGTGCGCCACAGCCATCGCCTTTGCCGAACTGGCAAAAGGTCTGGTAATGATCACGGCGGCTGGAATGTTCCGCTTTTCCATGACAATTCCGTCGAGCAAACTGCCCGAGCTGCAAGACCCTCAGTCACCCACTCCGGCAATCACAAAATCACACTTCGCCAGTTGATCCGCCTCCGCCGCGTTCAACGGATGCGAAAAGGAGTGTTTCCGCACGGAGACCATCTCTTTCAGTTGATATCTTTCCGCCAGGCGCCGGGCCAGGCGACCCAGCACCGTGTCGGAGTTGTGTTTCCGGTTATCGATGATGCCCAGAATGCCGTTTTCCAACGTGACTACCCGGTCCGCCAGCCGGCTCCGCCTTTCAACCACCGGATCACTGGTCGGATTGAGCACGACGAAACGCAAGGTTCCATCTCCTTTCCGAAAAAGTCGGTTTAGCCAATTACATAACCAACGATTTCTGATTTCTGGCCAATCGCCGATTGGCCTGTCACCACCCTCAGGTGCCGCAGGTGGCTTCCCTGATCGCCTTGGTCACGGCACGCGATATAGACGTTCCAAACCAGCCGGGAATACACGCGGAAAAGCGCCCTGCGTCTCCTCCTGCCACCAGAAGAAGGATATCCTCTGGTGACTGCACCGCCCTGACGAGTGTATGTTCGTCTTCCGGTTGGACGGGCTGCTCGAGGTATCCGCCTTTTTTCAGATCGCTGAGCGGACGCGCGGCATGTTCGTAGAGAAATTCCTGCACCGTTCGTTTGTTCCACCCTTGTTCGTGTAAGGTATGGTAATGCTCAGGGCAAAGTACGACCGCCATTTCCGCCTGGCCGCCCATGTTGAACGTTCCAAGGCCGGACATCCGGTCGGCCAGTGTCCGCAGGATATTTTCAGCGTTTAACGCGAAGTGGTTATTGATCTGATTGGGCCCCTCCGCCGCAAAAACCGTTACGGTGCTGACATCCCGATCGTATCCCCGTTGCACGTGGAGCGGTTCCCAGGCCGTATCCTCCCGCTCGGCAATGCAGTAGGTGTATTTTCCCGGATGCCCCAGCGTCGATCGATCAAACTCACGTGAACCGCCCGCATTGATGAGGAACAGCCGGATGGCCCGGCCAATCGTGGCATTGGCGCGGTTTCCCGGTCCAAAGAGGTTCTGCCCCGCATTCATGCCGATCGCCTGGGCAACCGGCCCATTCACAATGATCAAGATGGCCGGCCCATGGGTGCTGGCGCTCGGCCCATGCAGGCCAAACGCGGGATCGCACATGGCGGAAACTGCTGCCACCACCACCGGGAAATAGGCCGGCAGACACCCAGCCATCACCGCGTTGATGGCAACCAACTCCGCCGTAAACACCCGGTTTCTTTCCGGGATGGCGCCAATCACCGTGTCGGGGGCCATATCCACCATGTCCAGCATCTCCTGAACCCGCTCCTCGGTGGGCGGAATCACAGGGAGCCCATCCGTCCATCCCATTTGGTAATAATATTCAATGGCCGCAATGGCATCTGGCAACTCGATCCGGGATGCGCGCAGCGTCATCTCAACACCTCCTTCACCAATATTTTATAAATTGATATTTCTTTTTAAAGTATCATAATTGGTCCTTCTTGCCAAGAAGCTCCTCTGGAACAAACCCATCCGGGAAAAAAATGAAAAAACCCGCCCAACCGGGCAGGTTTGTGGCCAGCCGTCACAACAAACATCAAACCGTCTGGATGGGAGGGATTTACCCCGCCGTTCTTGCCGGCGCCTTGCGGAGAAACAGCCATCCCGCCACAAGACAGACGAACGCAAACGGGATCAGCCATAGCGTCAACTCTTCCACTGAGTTGATTCTGCTCAACCACCGGAAAAGCGCCTTCCAGCCGTCCAACAGATGAAGCATGACAGTCAAGAGCAACACAATCGCAAACGAAGCAAAGAGGCCCAATCTGCCAAAGCGATAGTACAGACATCCGACCACATTGCCACAAGACACAATGGCCAGGATGACGATGAAATGAAACCATAGCAAAAACCAAACGGATGGCCGCTCCATCCAAGGAATCTGATAGAATAGCAAATGTACATCCGGATTCACCGACAAAAACCATTTCTCAATCCCGTACAGCAAGGCGTACACGACTGAAAGGGCAAAGGACACAAGCACATAATGAATCACCGTGGCCAAATAATAATCCCGCCGCGTCACGCTCCAGCCAAGGGCAACCGGCAGCGTGCCATTCACCGTCACCACACCGCCAACCAAAGCGTAAATGTACACGGCAAACCAGCCGCTAAACATGACTCTGCTGTCCGAAAACTGGTATGTCAGATAACAGGAGAGTAGAAACACCGCAATCAATATGGACCAAAAGATGACAAAAGAATGCATCGTATCCATGTAATGCAGCCGCATCATCGCCTTGATTTTACTTCCCACTGCGCGTCCGCTCCTTTCTCCGTCAAGTAGATAAACAGCTTCTGCAAAGGCAAGGGGCCCACTTCCATTCCCGCTGCGGCCGCCTGGCGCCGCTCTTCTTCCGTGCAAGACCCGTAAACCGCAGCGATACGGTTTGAGCCGATGGTCTCCGTATGGAGCACCCTCTTGCCGACGACAAATCGTTCCACCGCTTCGCTGTTGCCGCTGACGGTAAACGCCGACTCACGCAGCCGCTCAGCTTCCTCGTTCAGTAGGAGCTGCCCCTGGTGAATGATCATGACCTGCTCGAACAGCTTACTCACCTCGTCGATCAGGTGCGTCGACAGGATGACGGTCCGAGGGTGTTCCGTATAATCTTCCAGCAATCGTTCGTAAAAAAGGTTCCGGCCGACGGCATCCAGGCCAAGATAGGGTTCGTCGAACAAGGTGATCGGCGCACGGGATGCCAGACCAATGACAATGCCCACCGCCGATTCCATGCCCCGCGAAAGATGCTTGATTTTCCGGCGCATCGGCAGGCCGAAATCCTGAACCAGCCGCTCCGCAAATCGCTGATCCCAGTTCGGGAACACGGCTTTTGCCAAATCCAGCGTCTGGGAGACGG
This portion of the Bacillus thermozeamaize genome encodes:
- a CDS encoding oxalate decarboxylase — protein: MERHPENYPYIYVPMPIRDDGAGGIDLGPRDVMRDLENPDSLVPPATDAGTIPNLKFSFSDTHMQLNHGGWSRQITVRELPIATTLAGVNMYLTPGGVRELHWHKQAEWAFMIWGRARITAVDQDGKNFIADVGMGDLWYFPSGIPHSIQGLEEGCEFLLVFDDGSFSDLDTFSISDWFAHTPKDVLAANFGVPERAFAHIPTKQRYIFQAKVPGPLESQKVSSPHGTVPKSFTHRLLAQEPIVTPGGTVRIVDSTNFPVSTTIAAALVEVKPGGMREMHWHPNNDEWQYYLSGTARMTVFAANGEARTFNYRAGDVGYVPFAFGHYIQNTGDQSLWFLEMFKSDHFADVSLNQWMALTPRELVEDNLHAGPELMNALRKEKWPVVKYKQKYKQQR
- a CDS encoding TIGR01777 family protein, yielding MKVVITGGTGFIGSNLAKSLLDDGHDVVILTRQPARSARLAHPFLDKATWAAWPGDAANDPERKPLDVQPADEDQWLSALDGADAVVHLAGTSIAAGRWNHARKAAIRNSRILGTRNLVQGISRLNRPPRVLISGSAIGFYGPRGDEEVTETDSPGRGFLSQVCQEWEQEARAAEQVGVRVILLRTGLVLDGKHGALPRMLLPFRLWIGGPLGNGQQWMSWIHLRDQIGLIRFLLEHPEANGPYNATAPRPVTNRQFSRIIGRLMHRPSLFPAPAPMLRLFLGEMAEELLLTGQRAIPKRALEQGYSFQYADLESALADILRR
- a CDS encoding RNase III inhibitor — encoded protein: MDARLEIIIGDITKQEVDAIVNAANNTLLGGGGVDGAIHRAAGPELLEECRRLNGCPTGEAKITKGYRLPAKWVIHTVGPIWQGGNAGEDDLLARCYRSCFAYVEPYGIRSMAFPSISTGAYRFPIERASRIALREIGAFLRQNHTLEKVVVVCFDQRVYDTYQQSLQELASKEE
- a CDS encoding transcriptional regulator, with the translated sequence MSKERLLRLLRLIDLIQARPGISAPDLAEECEVSERTIYRDLELLAEAGFPIVNEGYGKGYRFIGSFAIYPMDLTEEEAMAFSMIPVWLERLGEQLSPAWRRAYEKVLSAHAKEKKNALTFLDRLQEVIQLGKPHYAPETRNLFPDIFRAIVNQKTIEALYHSQGRNETRWRRIDPYQLLPREYRLYLVGFCHDNQDFRTFRLSRFHEVKVLDECFERRPFNIYEYMRGTWSIERGQEEIRFVVRFSPEAARYVLEEELFLKPKFEEQEDGSVLMEVTVNSSGEFLRWLYGYGEDAEILEPAEYRRRMREKLERWLKRYGTHPQ
- a CDS encoding ABC transporter ATP-binding protein, translating into MSLAVECRNVTKRYRDVEAVKGVSFTMEDGKIYGVLGRNGAGKTTLMHLLTGQLLPDEGEIRIGGVFPFENRDCLNRICFIKESQRYVKHLTVSQTLDLAKAVFPNWDQRFAERLVQDFGLPMRRKIKHLSRGMESAVGIVIGLASRAPITLFDEPYLGLDAVGRNLFYERLLEDYTEHPRTVILSTHLIDEVSKLFEQVMIIHQGQLLLNEEAERLRESAFTVSGNSEAVERFVVGKRVLHTETIGSNRIAAVYGSCTEEERRQAAAAGMEVGPLPLQKLFIYLTEKGADAQWEVKSRR